In Paractinoplanes brasiliensis, the following proteins share a genomic window:
- the hpt gene encoding hypoxanthine phosphoribosyltransferase: MADGSWYDADIDHVIISEEQIREKIAELAKQVSADHTDAEGGILLVCVLKGAVMFMADFARALAAHGPSTEMEFMAVSSYGQGTTSSGVVRILKDLDRDITGRHVVVVEDIVDSGLTLSWLMKYLRSRSAASVEVVALFRKPDAVKVQVPVKYVGFDIPNEFVVGYGLDFAERYRELPYVGVLKPEVYARS, encoded by the coding sequence ATGGCTGACGGGTCCTGGTATGACGCCGACATCGATCACGTGATCATCTCCGAGGAGCAGATCCGCGAAAAGATCGCCGAACTGGCGAAGCAGGTTTCCGCCGACCACACCGATGCGGAGGGCGGCATTCTGCTGGTCTGCGTGCTCAAGGGTGCGGTCATGTTCATGGCCGACTTCGCTCGCGCGCTGGCCGCTCACGGCCCGTCGACCGAGATGGAGTTCATGGCTGTCTCGTCGTACGGGCAGGGCACCACGTCCTCGGGTGTGGTGCGCATCCTCAAGGACCTCGACCGCGACATCACGGGCCGGCACGTGGTCGTGGTGGAGGACATCGTCGACTCCGGCCTGACGTTGTCGTGGCTGATGAAATACCTGCGGTCGCGCTCGGCCGCCAGCGTCGAGGTGGTCGCGCTGTTCCGCAAGCCCGACGCCGTGAAGGTGCAGGTCCCGGTGAAGTACGTCGGGTTCGACATCCCCAACGAGTTCGTCGTCGGCTACGGGCTCGATTTCGCCGAGCGCTACCGTGAGCTGCCGTACGTCGGGGTGCTCAAGCCCGAGGTCTACGCCCGTAGCTGA
- a CDS encoding zinc-dependent metalloprotease: MAQFVDWDLAAATAGALSKSGPAVSYDDAMAVVTELRNLTDEAAGHVAAYTGLNPQVEVPPVRVVDRKDWAAVNIAGLKQVIIPLVTRLSGDKQPGGLADAIGSRVTGVQAGTILAYLSGRVLGQYEVFSGNPGQLLLNAPNIVEVERKLGADSRDFRLWVCLHEVTHRTQFTAVPWMRGYFLGEVQAFVDASQSTEHILERMRRGVATLSDALRDPESRSSVLDIVQTPGQKAVLDRLTALMTLLEGHAEFVMDGVGPEVIPSVESIRAKFNRRRESGNPLEKAVRRLLGIEVKMRQYAEGRKFVHGVVERVGMDGFNKIFDSPLTLPRLDELSDPDAWVTRVHGPQPAIGG; this comes from the coding sequence ATGGCGCAGTTCGTTGACTGGGATCTGGCCGCCGCTACCGCGGGCGCGCTGTCAAAATCCGGCCCCGCGGTGTCCTACGACGACGCGATGGCGGTGGTGACCGAGCTGCGGAATCTGACCGACGAGGCGGCCGGGCACGTGGCCGCCTACACCGGGCTCAACCCGCAGGTCGAGGTGCCGCCCGTACGGGTGGTCGACCGCAAGGACTGGGCCGCCGTCAACATCGCCGGCCTCAAACAGGTGATCATTCCGCTGGTCACCCGGCTCTCGGGCGACAAGCAGCCCGGCGGGCTCGCCGACGCGATCGGCTCCCGGGTCACCGGGGTGCAGGCCGGCACGATCCTGGCGTACCTCTCGGGCCGGGTCCTCGGGCAGTACGAGGTGTTCTCCGGCAACCCCGGTCAGCTGCTGCTCAACGCGCCCAACATCGTCGAGGTGGAACGCAAGCTGGGCGCCGACTCGCGCGACTTCCGGCTCTGGGTCTGCCTGCACGAGGTGACCCACCGCACCCAGTTCACCGCGGTCCCGTGGATGCGCGGCTACTTCCTGGGCGAGGTGCAGGCCTTCGTCGACGCCTCGCAGAGCACCGAGCACATTCTCGAGCGCATGCGCCGCGGTGTCGCCACGCTCTCCGACGCGCTGCGCGACCCCGAGTCGCGTTCCTCGGTGCTCGACATCGTGCAGACCCCCGGGCAGAAGGCGGTGCTCGACCGCCTGACCGCGCTGATGACCCTGCTCGAGGGGCACGCCGAGTTCGTGATGGACGGTGTCGGGCCCGAGGTGATCCCGAGCGTCGAGTCGATCCGGGCCAAGTTCAACCGGCGGCGCGAGAGCGGCAACCCGCTGGAGAAGGCCGTCCGCCGGCTGCTGGGCATCGAGGTCAAGATGCGGCAGTACGCCGAGGGCCGCAAGTTCGTGCACGGTGTGGTCGAGCGGGTCGGCATGGACGGCTTCAACAAGATCTTCGACTCGCCGCTCACGCTGCCGCGGCTCGACGAGCTCAGCGACCCCGACGCCTGGGTGACCCGGGTGCACGGGCCGCAGCCCGCGATCGGCGGCTGA
- a CDS encoding inorganic diphosphatase, translated as MDFDVVVEIPKGHRNKYEVDHKTGRIRLDRTLFTSTQYPADYGFIEGTLGQDGDPLDALVLVQEPTFPGCLIRARAIGMYRMTDEKGRDDKVLCVPFEDPRQEHLRDIHHLGEFDRMEIQHFFTVYKDLEPGKSVEGATWTGRVEAEEEIKASFKRQEAAEAEGLDH; from the coding sequence ATGGATTTCGACGTAGTGGTTGAGATCCCCAAGGGCCACCGCAACAAGTACGAGGTCGACCACAAGACTGGTCGCATCCGGCTCGACCGGACCCTGTTCACCTCGACGCAGTACCCGGCTGACTACGGTTTCATCGAGGGCACCCTCGGCCAGGACGGCGACCCGCTGGACGCGCTCGTGCTGGTGCAGGAGCCGACGTTCCCGGGCTGCCTGATCCGCGCGCGGGCCATCGGCATGTACCGCATGACCGATGAGAAGGGCCGCGACGACAAGGTCCTCTGCGTGCCGTTCGAGGACCCGCGTCAGGAGCACCTGCGCGACATCCACCACCTGGGTGAGTTCGACCGGATGGAGATCCAGCACTTCTTCACGGTCTACAAGGACCTCGAGCCGGGCAAGTCGGTCGAGGGCGCCACCTGGACGGGCCGGGTCGAGGCCGAGGAAGAGATCAAGGCCTCGTTCAAGCGGCAGGAGGCCGCCGAGGCCGAGGGCCTCGATCACTGA
- the dacB gene encoding D-alanyl-D-alanine carboxypeptidase/D-alanyl-D-alanine endopeptidase yields MILLVGGAGVIALVRPGPVDGWLSAEPTSAPTPAPTTPDPSPSPVLVAATGGGPAPTSDGVTRAIDPLVKSAALGTKVHVAVLDVASDEVLYERDADTMTTPASTTKLLTAAAVLDARGPSYRLSTRAVAGSAPGEVVLIGGGDPTLATTKNTLFPGAARLDLLAAQVKKALGATAATSLRYDTSLFSGPETAKGWDSTDISFGQVSRIQALMVNAGRVRPIHNEFGGDPRSANPADAAARAFAKLLGVPSSAVKKGKAPTAAPASADTGGWTPGQQLGVVQSPPMVQLTDWMLEQSDNTAAEALGRHVAIADGKPATFDAATDAIVARMRDLGLPADEANLYDASGLSRNNGISPAMLTELLALAASGQRPALSSIFGGLPVAGWSGTMTKRFVTPQPNQVGQGVVRAKTGTLSGVNTMAGVLTTADGRLLVFAIMASGSANAITGRAALDKVAARLVTCGC; encoded by the coding sequence TTGATCTTGTTGGTCGGCGGGGCCGGCGTGATCGCCCTCGTACGCCCCGGACCGGTCGACGGGTGGTTGTCGGCCGAACCGACCAGCGCGCCCACGCCCGCCCCGACGACGCCCGACCCGTCGCCCAGCCCGGTGCTGGTGGCGGCGACCGGCGGCGGCCCGGCCCCCACGAGTGACGGCGTTACCAGGGCGATCGACCCGCTCGTGAAGTCGGCCGCGCTCGGCACGAAGGTGCACGTGGCGGTGCTCGACGTGGCCTCCGACGAGGTGCTTTACGAGCGTGACGCGGACACCATGACCACTCCCGCGTCGACGACCAAGCTGCTGACGGCGGCGGCGGTCCTGGACGCGCGCGGCCCCTCGTACAGGCTGAGCACCCGCGCGGTGGCGGGCAGCGCACCCGGCGAGGTCGTGCTGATCGGCGGCGGCGACCCGACGCTGGCTACCACCAAGAACACCCTGTTCCCGGGGGCGGCCCGGCTCGACCTGCTGGCGGCCCAGGTCAAGAAGGCGCTGGGCGCAACCGCGGCGACCAGCCTGCGGTACGACACCTCGCTGTTCAGCGGCCCCGAGACGGCGAAGGGCTGGGACTCCACCGACATCTCGTTCGGGCAGGTGTCCCGCATCCAGGCGCTCATGGTCAACGCGGGCCGGGTGCGGCCGATCCACAACGAGTTCGGCGGCGACCCGCGCTCGGCGAACCCGGCCGACGCGGCGGCCCGGGCGTTCGCGAAGCTGCTCGGCGTGCCCTCGTCGGCCGTCAAGAAGGGCAAGGCCCCGACGGCGGCGCCGGCCTCGGCGGACACCGGCGGCTGGACTCCCGGGCAGCAGCTGGGTGTCGTGCAGTCGCCGCCGATGGTGCAGCTCACCGACTGGATGCTCGAGCAGAGCGACAACACGGCGGCCGAGGCGCTGGGCCGGCACGTGGCGATCGCCGACGGCAAGCCGGCCACGTTCGACGCGGCCACCGACGCGATCGTCGCCCGGATGCGCGACCTCGGGCTTCCGGCGGACGAGGCCAACCTGTACGACGCGAGCGGCCTGTCGCGCAACAACGGGATCAGCCCGGCGATGCTGACCGAGCTGCTGGCCCTCGCCGCGTCGGGGCAGCGCCCGGCGCTGAGCAGCATCTTCGGCGGGCTCCCGGTGGCGGGCTGGTCGGGCACGATGACCAAGCGGTTCGTCACGCCGCAGCCCAACCAGGTCGGCCAGGGGGTGGTCCGGGCCAAGACCGGCACGTTGAGCGGCGTCAACACCATGGCCGGCGTGCTGACCACGGCCGACGGGCGGCTGCTGGTCTTCGCGATCATGGCGAGCGGCTCGGCGAACGCGATCACCGGGCGCGCCGCGCTCGACAAGGTCGCGGCCCGGCTCGTCACCTGTGGGTGCTGA
- a CDS encoding carboxymuconolactone decarboxylase family protein, producing the protein MFVQHTIESAPAASRPLMESTVRHLGHLPDAVSRLAESPEMLRGFLQASALFEGSTLDPLAREVVVMVIAARHRCRVCLAMHTGRLRELKADAALITALRTGAPPTDPRLAALRDFTLRVLATSGEVPDHEMAEFVAAGFTRRNALEVVLGIGTYTMSTLANRMVGA; encoded by the coding sequence ATGTTCGTTCAGCACACCATCGAGTCGGCGCCCGCCGCTTCCCGCCCGCTGATGGAGTCGACCGTGCGGCATCTGGGTCATCTGCCCGACGCGGTCTCCCGGCTCGCCGAGTCGCCCGAGATGCTCCGCGGGTTCCTGCAGGCCAGCGCGCTGTTCGAGGGAAGCACGCTCGATCCGCTGGCCCGCGAAGTGGTGGTGATGGTGATCGCCGCCCGTCATCGATGCCGGGTCTGCCTGGCCATGCACACCGGCCGCCTGCGCGAGCTGAAGGCCGACGCCGCGCTGATCACCGCGTTGCGTACGGGGGCGCCGCCGACCGACCCCAGACTGGCCGCGCTGCGGGACTTCACGCTGCGGGTGCTGGCCACGTCGGGCGAGGTGCCGGATCACGAGATGGCGGAGTTCGTGGCCGCCGGCTTCACCCGCCGTAACGCGCTCGAGGTGGTTCTCGGCATCGGGACGTACACGATGTCGACACTGGCCAACCGCATGGTCGGCGCCTAA
- the folE gene encoding GTP cyclohydrolase I FolE, with translation MISDDDDLDYLAARLVDGKLTGAPVEQAVDLGRIEKAVREILIAIGEDPDRDGLERTPARVARAYAELFAGLRVDPADVLRTTFEADHEEMVLVRDIEVMSMCEHHLLPFKGVAHIGYIPGPHGRITGLSKLARLVEVYARRPQVQERLTSQIADLLMAKLDARGAIVVLECEHLCMEMRGIRKVGARTVTSAVRGAYQTDAKVRAEAMALINAR, from the coding sequence CTGATCAGCGACGACGACGATCTGGACTATCTCGCCGCCCGTCTGGTCGACGGCAAGCTCACCGGTGCTCCGGTCGAGCAGGCCGTCGACCTCGGGCGGATCGAGAAGGCGGTTCGCGAGATCCTCATCGCGATCGGCGAAGACCCCGATCGCGACGGGCTGGAACGCACCCCGGCGAGGGTGGCACGGGCGTACGCGGAACTCTTCGCCGGCCTGCGGGTCGACCCGGCGGACGTCCTGAGGACGACCTTCGAGGCCGACCACGAAGAGATGGTGCTCGTCCGCGACATCGAAGTGATGAGCATGTGCGAACACCATCTGCTCCCGTTCAAGGGCGTGGCGCACATCGGCTACATCCCCGGTCCGCACGGACGGATCACCGGGCTGTCCAAGCTGGCCCGGCTGGTCGAGGTCTACGCCCGCCGCCCCCAGGTGCAGGAGAGGCTGACCTCGCAGATAGCCGACCTGCTGATGGCGAAGCTGGACGCGCGCGGGGCGATAGTGGTGCTCGAGTGCGAGCACCTGTGCATGGAGATGCGTGGCATTCGCAAGGTCGGCGCCCGTACGGTCACCTCGGCGGTGCGCGGGGCCTACCAGACCGACGCCAAGGTGCGCGCCGAGGCGATGGCGCTGATCAACGCCCGTTAG
- the eccD gene encoding type VII secretion integral membrane protein EccD, with translation MSIGLARVTISAPQRRIDVALPEHVPLAELLPEVLRHAGEGLADDGEKHGGWVLRRTDGVALATAQGLFPQGVRDGEVLHLVPAHDEWPELEYDDVVEAIAEGARRRGNAWTPASTRTATLVGAGVLLALGLIAVLAAGPGWAGAAYAGLGLAVLLALAGVTASRAYGDARAGAALGAYAMPFAFAGGAVLVATGDRVGVFGLLPWLGGSELLAGSVALLLVAALGAVGVSGQLRLFTAGAVVGLFGAIAALAGMFTSAAGAAAVLISILVCGIGALPLLAIRFGKVPMPPVTLPTGAEASEGFTGVSAASALDAARERPDRATVFAAVTRTEELLAGMLLGHAVLAVAAFGVLAAAGSLSARILMAVSAAALLLRSRLFVTLRQRVPLVVGGLAGVAALGIDMLRDAGPAVLLGVTGAALVLALLTVVAGATYSRKPPSPYLGRAADLLDTLVVVSVIPVACAVVGLYDAVTGISR, from the coding sequence AGCGCCGCATCGACGTGGCGTTGCCCGAGCACGTGCCGCTGGCCGAGCTGCTGCCCGAGGTGCTGCGTCACGCGGGCGAGGGCCTCGCCGACGACGGTGAGAAACACGGCGGGTGGGTGCTCCGGCGCACCGACGGCGTCGCCTTGGCCACGGCCCAAGGTCTTTTCCCCCAGGGCGTACGGGACGGCGAGGTGCTCCACCTGGTGCCGGCCCACGACGAGTGGCCCGAGCTCGAGTACGACGACGTGGTCGAGGCCATCGCCGAGGGCGCCCGCCGTCGCGGCAACGCCTGGACGCCCGCCTCCACCCGCACGGCCACGCTGGTCGGGGCCGGGGTGCTGCTCGCGCTGGGCCTGATCGCGGTGCTCGCCGCCGGCCCGGGGTGGGCCGGCGCCGCGTACGCCGGGCTCGGCCTGGCGGTCCTGCTGGCGTTGGCGGGGGTGACAGCCTCCCGGGCGTACGGGGATGCCCGCGCCGGGGCGGCCCTGGGCGCGTACGCGATGCCGTTCGCCTTCGCCGGCGGCGCCGTGCTGGTGGCGACCGGTGACCGGGTGGGAGTGTTCGGCCTGCTGCCCTGGCTCGGCGGTTCCGAGCTGCTGGCCGGTTCGGTCGCGTTGCTGCTGGTGGCCGCGCTGGGCGCGGTCGGGGTCTCGGGTCAGCTGCGCCTGTTCACGGCGGGGGCCGTGGTCGGGCTGTTCGGCGCGATCGCCGCCCTGGCCGGCATGTTCACCAGTGCCGCGGGCGCCGCCGCCGTGCTGATCTCGATTCTGGTCTGCGGGATCGGCGCGCTGCCGCTGCTCGCCATCCGCTTCGGCAAGGTGCCCATGCCGCCGGTCACGCTGCCGACCGGCGCCGAGGCGTCCGAGGGTTTCACCGGGGTCAGCGCCGCGAGCGCGCTCGACGCCGCCCGCGAACGTCCCGACCGGGCCACCGTCTTCGCGGCCGTCACGCGCACCGAGGAACTGCTGGCCGGCATGCTGCTCGGCCACGCCGTGCTGGCCGTGGCCGCGTTCGGCGTCCTGGCCGCGGCCGGCTCACTGTCGGCCCGGATCCTGATGGCCGTCTCGGCGGCCGCCCTGCTGCTGCGCTCGCGGCTGTTCGTCACGCTGCGCCAGCGGGTGCCGCTGGTCGTGGGTGGCCTGGCCGGCGTCGCCGCGCTCGGCATCGACATGCTGCGCGACGCCGGCCCCGCGGTGCTGCTCGGGGTGACCGGGGCGGCGCTGGTGCTGGCTCTGCTCACCGTGGTGGCCGGTGCGACCTACTCCCGCAAGCCGCCGTCGCCCTACCTGGGCCGGGCCGCCGACCTGCTGGACACGCTCGTGGTCGTGTCGGTGATCCCGGTGGCGTGCGCCGTCGTCGGCCTCTATGACGCCGTGACCGGCATCAGCCGCTGA
- a CDS encoding MarR family winged helix-turn-helix transcriptional regulator, with amino-acid sequence MPAEDTPGFELPLLLFAGFRALIDELHAELTRRGHPEVRPVHGFAMQAIGPAGATASEVGRRLGVSKQAAGKTVDRLVALGYVERADDPYDARRKLVRLTPLGLDMLSQSAEIFDRLRAGWVERLGAERVASLESSLRTVVPSAGFPVGVPGWFG; translated from the coding sequence ATGCCGGCTGAGGACACACCCGGCTTCGAGTTGCCGCTGCTGTTGTTCGCGGGCTTCCGCGCGCTGATCGACGAGCTGCACGCGGAACTGACCCGGCGCGGCCACCCTGAGGTGCGGCCCGTGCACGGCTTCGCGATGCAGGCGATCGGACCGGCGGGCGCTACGGCCAGCGAGGTCGGGCGGCGCTTGGGCGTCTCGAAACAGGCCGCCGGCAAGACCGTCGACCGTCTGGTCGCCCTCGGCTACGTCGAGCGCGCCGACGACCCGTACGACGCCCGCCGCAAACTGGTCCGGCTGACCCCGCTCGGCCTCGACATGCTGAGCCAGTCGGCCGAGATCTTCGACCGGCTGCGGGCCGGCTGGGTCGAGCGGCTGGGCGCCGAGCGTGTCGCGTCGCTCGAGTCCTCGCTGCGTACGGTCGTGCCCTCGGCAGGCTTCCCGGTCGGCGTGCCCGGCTGGTTCGGTTAA
- the tilS gene encoding tRNA lysidine(34) synthetase TilS codes for MARIPPAVAAVRLAVRRTLPADGLVLVACSGGADSLALAAAARFVGRSVGLVTVDHGLQEGSAGRAAEVAAWATSAGFDPVTVETVSVAGLPGGPEAAARTARYAALADFATRVGAVAVLLGHTRDDQAETVLLALARGAGPRGLSGMPARKGIFLRPLLDVARADTRKACAALGLTPWEDPHNSDPAFARSRVRGMALPALVEALGPAVVANLARSASMIAADNEALDAQAAAALWTTGGGPDAQAGELWTTGPDQLDSGVGSAPMSQGGWGRRRLLRTPDCLKLDISGLSVMSAAVRRRVLHMWARELGAPGSALSHRHIEALDALVTQWRGQGAVHLPGGIQVVRDQGALVRVP; via the coding sequence ATGGCTCGCATCCCCCCTGCCGTCGCCGCGGTGCGGCTGGCCGTGCGCCGCACGTTGCCGGCGGACGGGTTGGTGCTGGTGGCGTGCTCGGGCGGGGCGGATTCGCTTGCCCTGGCTGCGGCGGCCCGGTTCGTGGGGCGTTCCGTCGGTCTCGTCACCGTTGACCACGGACTGCAGGAGGGGTCGGCCGGGCGGGCCGCTGAGGTCGCGGCCTGGGCCACCTCGGCCGGCTTCGACCCGGTGACGGTGGAGACGGTCTCGGTGGCCGGGCTGCCGGGCGGGCCCGAAGCGGCGGCGCGAACCGCCCGGTACGCGGCGCTGGCCGACTTCGCGACCCGGGTGGGTGCGGTGGCCGTGCTGCTCGGACACACGCGTGACGACCAGGCCGAGACGGTGCTGCTGGCGCTGGCCCGGGGGGCGGGGCCGCGCGGACTGTCGGGGATGCCGGCGCGCAAAGGGATCTTCCTGCGGCCGCTGCTGGACGTGGCGCGGGCCGACACGCGTAAGGCGTGCGCGGCGCTCGGGTTGACGCCGTGGGAGGACCCGCACAACTCGGATCCGGCGTTCGCGCGTTCCCGCGTACGGGGAATGGCTCTTCCGGCTCTGGTCGAGGCGCTCGGCCCGGCTGTGGTGGCGAATCTGGCGCGCTCGGCGTCGATGATCGCGGCCGACAACGAGGCACTGGACGCGCAGGCGGCGGCCGCCCTGTGGACAACTGGCGGCGGGCCGGACGCACAGGCCGGCGAACTGTGGACAACCGGCCCCGACCAGCTTGACAGCGGTGTAGGTTCCGCCCCCATGTCCCAGGGCGGGTGGGGGAGGCGGCGGCTGCTCCGCACGCCAGATTGCTTGAAGCTCGATATTTCCGGCTTGTCGGTCATGTCGGCGGCGGTCAGGCGGCGGGTGTTGCACATGTGGGCCCGGGAGCTGGGCGCGCCCGGCAGCGCCCTCTCGCACCGGCACATCGAGGCGCTTGACGCTCTGGTGACGCAGTGGCGCGGGCAAGGGGCCGTACACCTGCCGGGCGGGATCCAGGTGGTCCGAGATCAGGGAGCACTCGTTCGAGTGCCCTGA
- the ftsH gene encoding ATP-dependent zinc metalloprotease FtsH, translated as MERTRFFRRPVVWIILVIIGVIALSSFFTSGPSYQRVDTSVALERLNQPGIEKVVQKDKEQTLQIDLASPERFEGKTTDKIETQYLYEAGRDVWNDVQEAKTAGRITGTINTTVSGDNILFSLLINLLPIAILVILLLLFMSQMQGGGSRVLNFGKSKAKMITKDTPKTTFADVAGSEEAVQELHEIKDFLQNPAKYQALGAKIPKGVLLFGPPGTGKTLLARAVAGEAGVPFYSISGSDFVEMFVGVGASRVRDLFEQAKANAPAIVFVDEIDAVGRHRGAGMGGGHDEREQTLNQLLVEMDGFDTKGGVILIAATNRPDILDPALLRPGRFDRQIPVDNPDMEGRKQILRVHAKGKPFTPDVDLDSVARRTPGFSGADLANVINEAALLTARNEKRAISNEFLEESIDRVIAGPERRTRAMSDNEKKITAYHEGGHALVAYALPHSAPVHKVTILPRGRSLGHTLVLPTEDKYTQTRAEMIDTLAYALGGRAAEELVFHEPTTGAGNDIEKASGLARAMVTQYGMSSKLGAVKYGTSGDEPFMGRNMGHERDYSDSVAADIDAEVRALIELAHDEAWEILVEYRDVLDSMVLELMEKETITREDMDRICARVVKRPPMSPFNGFGKRLPSEAPPVLTPAERDKLKAQAEADGQIAVGPNPNGSSSEGSN; from the coding sequence ATGGAACGTACGCGTTTCTTCCGCCGCCCGGTGGTCTGGATCATTCTGGTGATCATCGGCGTGATTGCGCTGAGCTCGTTCTTCACCAGTGGTCCGAGCTACCAGCGCGTAGATACCTCGGTGGCGCTCGAGCGCCTGAACCAGCCCGGCATCGAGAAGGTCGTCCAGAAGGACAAGGAGCAGACGCTCCAGATCGATCTCGCCTCGCCCGAGCGGTTCGAGGGCAAGACCACCGACAAGATCGAGACTCAGTACCTGTACGAGGCCGGACGTGACGTCTGGAACGACGTGCAGGAGGCCAAGACCGCGGGCCGGATCACCGGCACGATCAACACCACGGTCTCGGGCGACAACATCCTCTTCAGCCTGCTGATCAACCTGCTTCCGATCGCGATCCTCGTGATCCTGCTGCTGCTGTTCATGTCGCAGATGCAGGGTGGCGGCTCGCGGGTGCTCAACTTCGGCAAGTCCAAAGCCAAGATGATCACCAAGGACACGCCCAAGACGACGTTCGCCGACGTGGCGGGCTCGGAAGAGGCCGTCCAGGAACTGCACGAGATCAAGGACTTCCTGCAGAACCCGGCGAAGTACCAGGCTCTGGGCGCCAAGATTCCGAAGGGCGTGCTGCTGTTCGGCCCGCCCGGAACCGGTAAGACGCTGCTGGCCCGCGCGGTCGCCGGCGAGGCCGGGGTGCCGTTCTACTCGATCTCCGGTTCCGACTTCGTCGAGATGTTCGTGGGTGTCGGCGCGAGCCGCGTCCGCGACCTGTTCGAGCAGGCCAAGGCGAACGCCCCGGCGATCGTCTTCGTCGACGAGATCGACGCCGTCGGCCGTCACCGCGGCGCCGGCATGGGCGGCGGTCACGACGAGCGCGAGCAGACGCTCAACCAACTGCTCGTCGAGATGGACGGCTTCGACACCAAGGGCGGGGTCATCCTGATCGCGGCCACCAACCGGCCCGACATCCTCGACCCGGCCCTGCTGCGCCCGGGCCGCTTCGACCGCCAGATCCCGGTGGACAACCCGGACATGGAGGGTCGCAAGCAGATCCTGCGGGTGCACGCCAAGGGCAAGCCGTTCACGCCGGACGTCGACCTCGACTCGGTGGCCCGCCGCACGCCGGGCTTCTCCGGCGCCGACCTGGCCAACGTGATCAACGAGGCCGCGCTGCTGACCGCGCGTAACGAGAAGCGGGCGATCTCCAACGAGTTCCTCGAGGAGTCGATCGACCGCGTCATCGCCGGCCCCGAGCGCCGTACCCGGGCGATGAGCGACAACGAGAAGAAGATCACCGCCTACCACGAGGGTGGCCACGCGCTGGTGGCGTACGCGCTGCCGCACTCCGCCCCCGTGCACAAGGTGACGATCCTTCCGCGTGGCCGCTCGCTGGGTCACACGCTGGTGCTGCCGACCGAGGACAAGTACACCCAGACCCGCGCCGAGATGATCGACACCCTGGCGTACGCGCTGGGTGGCCGGGCCGCCGAGGAACTGGTCTTCCACGAGCCCACCACCGGCGCCGGCAACGACATCGAGAAGGCGTCCGGCCTGGCCCGGGCCATGGTCACCCAGTACGGCATGAGCTCCAAGCTCGGTGCGGTCAAGTACGGCACCAGCGGGGACGAGCCGTTCATGGGCCGCAACATGGGCCACGAGCGGGACTACTCCGACTCGGTGGCGGCCGACATCGACGCCGAGGTGCGCGCGCTGATCGAGCTGGCGCACGACGAGGCGTGGGAGATCCTGGTGGAATACCGGGACGTCCTCGACAGCATGGTTCTCGAGCTGATGGAGAAGGAAACCATCACCCGCGAGGACATGGACAGGATCTGTGCCCGCGTGGTCAAGCGCCCGCCGATGTCGCCGTTCAACGGCTTCGGCAAGCGCCTGCCCTCCGAGGCGCCCCCGGTGCTGACCCCGGCCGAGCGCGACAAGCTCAAGGCGCAGGCCGAGGCGGACGGGCAGATCGCTGTCGGGCCCAACCCGAACGGCAGCAGCTCGGAAGGCAGCAACTGA
- a CDS encoding RidA family protein yields the protein MIEKKLNPPTVHEPPGYSHITVTSEGRLAHLAGQCPLDLDGAVVGEAGDFDAQTDQVIANCLAVLEAAGAKPGDVVRSVIYVVSADSAQLAAVWDRLNESPLAPAFTTASTLLGVTALGFRGQLVEVDLTAAL from the coding sequence GTGATCGAGAAGAAGCTCAATCCTCCGACCGTCCACGAGCCTCCGGGCTACTCGCACATCACCGTCACGTCCGAGGGCCGGCTCGCCCACCTGGCCGGGCAGTGCCCCCTCGACCTCGACGGCGCCGTGGTCGGGGAAGCGGGTGACTTCGACGCGCAGACGGACCAGGTGATCGCCAACTGCCTGGCCGTGCTCGAGGCGGCCGGCGCGAAACCCGGCGATGTGGTGCGCTCGGTGATCTATGTCGTCAGCGCCGACAGCGCCCAGCTCGCCGCGGTGTGGGACAGGCTCAACGAGTCGCCGCTGGCCCCGGCCTTCACCACCGCCTCGACGCTGCTCGGCGTGACCGCGCTCGGCTTCCGCGGCCAGCTCGTGGAGGTCGACCTGACCGCCGCCCTGTAG